The Caldicellulosiruptor changbaiensis genome has a segment encoding these proteins:
- a CDS encoding acyl-CoA dehydratase activase: MNGINNFCSFYVLLVIIFIQQPNYQLETFKSKLSKRLNKEFDEEVFISQVNKLIAQNKDSSFDIAIVGARAKEELVEFISSITGGRVLNLTCSGERFCQDDVKFDGSLKSYAKVLLSFPPCMRMNMKRKFIEGNSFKGIIYNTIKFCDFYSFEYAKIKEKSNMLKIETDFSQNANEQVRTRVEAFVEKILQKATTSKSISNKKYFAGIDSGSTSTNAVVIDSSKNILGYCTVKTGFDVVSSAKLALLKACSMAGIEEDDISFITSTGYGRISIPFSNMQVTEITCHAKGAHALFPSARTIIDIGGQDSKVIKIDEDGNVLDFVMNDKCSAGTGRFIEYMARVLELELEDFSRCSNFSEDLTISSMCTVFAESEVISLIAQGKKREDIVRAINKVVAIKAISLVNRVKGEKDFVITGGVAKNKGVVLELEKRLGCRLLIPFDPQIVGALGAALIGLEGG; the protein is encoded by the coding sequence ATGAATGGAATCAATAACTTTTGCTCATTTTATGTATTATTGGTAATAATTTTTATTCAACAACCTAATTATCAATTAGAAACATTTAAAAGCAAACTTTCAAAAAGACTAAATAAAGAATTTGATGAAGAAGTATTTATAAGCCAAGTAAATAAGCTAATAGCTCAAAATAAAGATAGCAGCTTTGACATAGCGATTGTGGGGGCACGTGCGAAAGAGGAACTGGTTGAATTTATATCTTCAATTACGGGTGGTAGGGTTTTGAATCTTACTTGCTCTGGCGAGAGGTTTTGCCAGGATGATGTCAAATTTGATGGAAGTTTGAAAAGCTACGCTAAAGTCCTTTTAAGTTTCCCTCCTTGCATGAGGATGAACATGAAGAGAAAATTTATAGAAGGGAATTCTTTCAAAGGCATTATCTACAATACAATAAAGTTTTGTGACTTTTATTCATTCGAGTATGCGAAGATAAAAGAAAAAAGCAACATGTTGAAAATCGAAACAGATTTTAGCCAAAATGCAAATGAACAAGTCAGAACGCGAGTGGAGGCATTTGTGGAAAAGATCTTGCAAAAAGCTACTACTTCAAAATCAATCTCTAATAAAAAATATTTTGCTGGGATTGATAGTGGTTCAACCTCCACCAATGCAGTTGTTATTGACAGTAGCAAGAACATTTTGGGTTACTGTACGGTAAAAACTGGGTTTGATGTGGTCTCAAGTGCAAAGTTAGCTCTTTTAAAAGCCTGTAGCATGGCAGGCATTGAGGAGGATGATATAAGCTTTATTACCTCCACTGGATATGGAAGAATAAGTATTCCATTTTCAAACATGCAGGTTACAGAGATAACTTGCCATGCAAAAGGTGCCCATGCCCTTTTTCCGAGTGCAAGAACTATCATAGACATTGGTGGGCAGGATAGCAAAGTGATAAAAATAGATGAAGATGGCAATGTATTGGATTTTGTTATGAACGATAAATGTTCGGCAGGCACTGGTAGATTTATTGAATACATGGCAAGAGTTTTGGAGTTAGAGCTTGAGGATTTTTCGAGGTGTTCAAATTTTTCAGAGGATTTGACAATTTCGAGTATGTGCACTGTCTTTGCCGAGTCAGAAGTGATAAGCCTCATCGCGCAAGGTAAGAAAAGAGAGGATATAGTAAGAGCTATTAACAAGGTTGTGGCAATAAAAGCAATTTCGTTAGTAAATAGAGTAAAAGGTGAAAAGGATTTTGTCATAACAG
- a CDS encoding transposase encodes MNIKAQNKKFLKLLFVVKKVTEALTRRIKHNRRGRPRKFNLFQIIACLVYKVKKGIKSFRELEYRINQDTEFKQVVGIEESPDYSYFAKLSRKIEKEYMQDIKDILIAKIEPDMSIAIVDSTPLRSAKNDSEAKIGIHITIGFYRGYKLHLLCTGKEEVIPLFWILTGANEHDSRQEELLYRAWGFGCEIVLADAGYDCSRWFNIANELKVKFVAGINKRNMKDKNNVKNVFRRNNIRFLETEEGKKLYKHRTKIERLFSKLKGEYNLENVRLRRFKNYKRYIDWILITFLFEQLLRKVEGKKFSFAYEWNQ; translated from the coding sequence ATGAATATTAAAGCACAAAATAAGAAATTTTTAAAGCTACTTTTTGTAGTGAAAAAGGTTACTGAAGCTCTGACAAGGAGAATAAAGCACAATAGAAGAGGACGCCCAAGGAAATTTAATTTGTTTCAAATAATAGCTTGTCTGGTTTACAAAGTTAAGAAGGGGATAAAGAGTTTCAGAGAATTAGAATATCGAATAAATCAAGACACAGAGTTTAAGCAAGTAGTAGGTATAGAAGAAAGTCCGGACTATTCATATTTTGCGAAGTTGTCAAGAAAAATAGAAAAAGAATACATGCAAGATATAAAAGACATATTAATAGCTAAGATAGAACCTGATATGAGTATAGCGATAGTAGATTCTACACCTTTGAGAAGTGCCAAAAATGATTCAGAAGCAAAAATAGGTATACATATTACAATAGGATTTTACAGGGGATACAAATTACATCTTTTGTGTACAGGTAAAGAAGAAGTAATACCACTTTTCTGGATTTTAACAGGGGCAAATGAACATGACTCAAGACAAGAAGAGCTTTTATATAGGGCATGGGGCTTTGGCTGTGAGATTGTATTAGCAGATGCGGGATACGATTGTAGCAGATGGTTTAATATAGCAAATGAGCTTAAGGTTAAATTTGTTGCTGGGATAAACAAAAGAAACATGAAAGATAAAAACAATGTTAAGAATGTTTTTAGAAGAAATAACATAAGATTTTTAGAAACTGAAGAGGGCAAAAAGCTATACAAGCATAGAACAAAGATTGAAAGACTATTTAGTAAATTAAAAGGTGAATATAATCTTGAGAATGTAAGGCTCAGGAGGTTTAAGAATTATAAAAGGTATATTGATTGGATACTAATTACTTTTTTGTTTGAGCAACTTCTCAGAAAAGTAGAAGGTAAGAAGTTTTCTTTCGCATATGAATGGAATCAATAA